In Actinomadura citrea, a single window of DNA contains:
- a CDS encoding aldehyde dehydrogenase (NADP(+)) translates to MAQLTGQMLIGFERVTGTGRAITAVDPRTGERLEPEYRYGGDAEVDRACGLAEEAFDAYRATSPEERAALLDGIAGRLDAQAADLVRRAASETGLPTARLTGEVARTSGQLRLFASDLRAAATPGVTARHGSNPPEGADLAGGTATSVDPAGEGAPEIRQGRVPLGPVAVFGASNFPLAFSVAGGDTAAALAAGCPVIAKAHDAHPGTCELAGRAVVEAVREAELPEGVFSMLYGDGPTLGTALVTDARVQAVGFTGSRKAGLAIAGAAAARPRPIPVYAEMSSVNPVFLLPDALAERAAGLAEEYAGSVTLGAGQFCTNPGLVFAIRGPGLDAFLDAAATAIGADPGAPMLTRSLARAYAEGVDKLGRRPGVEILARGREPDAVAGCRAALAAVDAGDFGPDLQDEIFGACSLVVRCADLDEVIGLARGLEGQLTATIHGRGEAAARLLPVLERLAGRILWGGWPTGVRVGHAMVHGGPYPATSDARATSVGSLAVERFQRPIAYQGAPR, encoded by the coding sequence TTGGCGCAGCTCACCGGGCAGATGCTGATCGGGTTCGAGCGCGTCACCGGGACGGGGAGGGCGATCACCGCCGTCGATCCCCGTACCGGGGAACGTCTCGAACCGGAATACCGCTACGGCGGCGACGCCGAGGTGGACCGGGCCTGCGGTCTCGCGGAGGAGGCGTTCGACGCCTACCGCGCGACGAGCCCCGAGGAACGCGCCGCGTTGCTCGACGGGATCGCCGGGAGGCTCGACGCGCAGGCCGCCGATCTCGTCCGGCGCGCCGCGTCCGAGACCGGCCTCCCCACCGCCCGGCTGACCGGCGAGGTCGCGCGGACGTCGGGGCAGCTGCGCCTGTTCGCATCCGACCTGCGCGCGGCGGCGACACCCGGCGTCACCGCGCGCCACGGCTCGAACCCGCCGGAGGGCGCCGATCTCGCGGGCGGGACGGCGACGAGCGTCGACCCGGCGGGCGAGGGTGCGCCCGAGATCCGGCAGGGCCGGGTGCCGCTCGGGCCCGTCGCGGTCTTCGGTGCGAGCAACTTCCCGCTGGCGTTCTCGGTGGCGGGCGGCGACACCGCCGCCGCGCTCGCGGCGGGCTGCCCGGTGATCGCCAAGGCGCACGACGCCCACCCCGGCACGTGCGAGCTGGCCGGACGGGCCGTCGTGGAGGCCGTCCGGGAGGCGGAGCTGCCCGAGGGCGTCTTCTCGATGCTGTACGGCGACGGGCCGACGCTCGGCACCGCGCTCGTCACCGACGCGCGGGTCCAGGCGGTCGGGTTCACCGGATCGCGGAAGGCGGGCCTGGCGATCGCGGGCGCGGCGGCGGCCCGGCCGCGGCCGATCCCCGTCTACGCGGAGATGAGCAGCGTCAACCCGGTCTTCCTGCTGCCCGACGCGCTGGCGGAGCGCGCCGCCGGGCTGGCGGAGGAATACGCCGGGTCGGTGACCCTTGGGGCCGGGCAGTTCTGCACGAACCCGGGCCTCGTCTTCGCGATCAGGGGACCCGGTCTCGACGCCTTCCTGGACGCGGCGGCGACGGCGATCGGGGCCGACCCCGGGGCCCCCATGCTCACCCGAAGCCTGGCCCGCGCCTACGCCGAAGGGGTCGACAAGCTCGGAAGGCGTCCCGGCGTGGAGATCCTCGCGCGCGGCCGGGAGCCGGACGCGGTCGCCGGATGCCGGGCCGCCCTCGCGGCCGTGGACGCCGGGGACTTCGGGCCCGACCTCCAGGACGAGATCTTCGGCGCCTGCTCGCTCGTCGTCCGCTGCGCCGACCTCGACGAGGTCATCGGGCTGGCCCGCGGCCTGGAGGGCCAGCTGACCGCGACGATCCACGGACGGGGTGAGGCGGCGGCGCGGCTGCTGCCCGTCCTGGAGCGGCTCGCCGGACGGATCCTGTGGGGCGGGTGGCCCACCGGCGTCCGGGTCGGGCACGCCATGGTGCACGGCGGACCGTATCCGGCGACGTCCGACGCGCGGGCGACGTCCGTCGGGAGCCTCGCCGTCGAGCGGTTCCAGCGGCCGATCGCCTACCAGGGGGCACCGCGGTGA
- the ettA gene encoding energy-dependent translational throttle protein EttA — MAEYIYTMQRVRKAHGDKVVLDDVTLHFLPGAKIGVLGPNGTGKSTLLRMMAGLEQPSNGDARLMPGFTVGMLQQEPPLNEEKDVLGNVQEGVAETKAMLDRFNEIAEQMATDYSEALMEEMGKLQEQLDHRNAWDLDSQLDQAMDALRCPPGDAEVSKLSGGERRRVALCKLLLEAPDLLLLDEPTNHLDAESVQWLEQFLAKYEGTVLAVTHDRYFLDNVATWILELDRGRCYPYEGNYSVYLEKKADRLKVEGNKDAKRKKRLEDELEWVRSNPKARQTKSKARLERYEEMAAEAAKHRKLDFEEIQIPPGPRLGQTVIISDKLTKGFGDRLLMDDLSFNLPPNGIVGVIGPNGVGKTTLFRMVVGEEQPDAGDLRVGETVKVSYVDQGRGGIDPKKTVWEVVSDGLDHINVGQVEMPSRAYVAAFGFKGPDQQKPAGVLSGGERNRLNLALTLKQGGNVLLLDEPTNDLDTETLSSLENALLEFPGCAVITSHDRWFLDRIATHILAWEEGSNWFWFEGNFADYEKNKIERLGADAARPHRVTHRRLKRD, encoded by the coding sequence ATGGCCGAGTACATCTACACGATGCAGCGTGTGCGCAAGGCACATGGCGACAAGGTCGTCCTTGACGACGTCACCCTGCATTTCCTTCCGGGCGCGAAGATCGGCGTCCTGGGGCCCAACGGCACCGGTAAGTCGACGCTGCTGCGCATGATGGCCGGTCTGGAACAGCCTTCGAACGGCGACGCGCGCCTCATGCCCGGGTTCACCGTGGGCATGCTGCAGCAGGAGCCGCCGCTGAACGAGGAGAAGGACGTCCTCGGGAACGTCCAGGAGGGCGTCGCCGAGACCAAGGCGATGCTCGACCGGTTCAACGAGATCGCCGAGCAGATGGCGACGGACTACTCCGAAGCGCTGATGGAGGAGATGGGCAAGCTGCAGGAGCAGCTCGACCATCGCAACGCGTGGGACCTCGACAGCCAGCTCGACCAGGCGATGGACGCGCTGCGCTGCCCGCCCGGCGACGCCGAGGTGTCGAAGCTGTCGGGTGGCGAGCGCCGGCGCGTCGCGCTGTGCAAGCTGCTGCTGGAGGCGCCCGACCTGCTGCTCCTGGACGAGCCCACCAACCACCTCGACGCCGAGAGCGTCCAGTGGCTGGAGCAGTTCCTCGCCAAGTACGAGGGCACCGTCCTGGCCGTCACGCACGACCGGTACTTCCTCGACAACGTGGCCACCTGGATCCTGGAGCTGGACCGGGGCCGCTGCTACCCCTACGAGGGCAACTACTCCGTCTACCTGGAGAAGAAGGCCGACCGGCTCAAGGTCGAGGGCAACAAGGACGCCAAGCGCAAGAAGCGCCTCGAGGACGAGCTGGAGTGGGTGCGGTCGAACCCGAAGGCGCGCCAGACCAAGAGCAAGGCCCGCCTTGAGCGGTACGAGGAGATGGCGGCCGAGGCCGCCAAGCACCGCAAGCTGGACTTCGAGGAGATCCAGATCCCGCCGGGCCCGCGCCTCGGCCAGACGGTGATCATCTCCGACAAGCTGACCAAGGGCTTCGGCGACCGGCTCCTGATGGACGACCTGTCGTTCAACCTGCCCCCGAACGGGATCGTCGGCGTCATCGGCCCGAACGGCGTCGGCAAGACCACGCTCTTCCGCATGGTCGTCGGGGAGGAGCAGCCGGACGCGGGAGACCTGCGTGTCGGCGAGACCGTCAAGGTCTCCTACGTCGACCAGGGCCGCGGCGGCATCGACCCGAAGAAGACGGTGTGGGAGGTCGTCTCCGACGGCCTGGACCACATCAACGTCGGCCAGGTCGAGATGCCGTCCCGCGCGTACGTCGCGGCGTTCGGGTTCAAGGGCCCCGACCAGCAGAAGCCGGCCGGCGTCCTGTCCGGCGGCGAGCGCAACCGGCTCAACCTGGCGCTGACGCTCAAGCAGGGCGGCAACGTCCTGCTGCTGGACGAGCCCACCAACGACCTGGACACCGAGACCCTGTCCAGCCTGGAGAACGCCCTCCTGGAGTTCCCCGGGTGCGCCGTGATCACCTCGCACGACCGGTGGTTCCTGGACCGCATCGCCACGCACATCCTCGCGTGGGAGGAGGGCTCGAACTGGTTCTGGTTCGAGGGCAACTTCGCCGACTACGAGAAGAACAAGATCGAGCGGCTGGGCGCCGACGCGGCCCGCCCGCACCGGGTCACCCACCGCAGGCTGAAGCGCGACTGA
- a CDS encoding sensor domain-containing diguanylate cyclase, with translation MTAVQSSAEDRGGELVRRPQRRARLGRPSLLLVYVPVVVAVHLGLIVAGLVETPFRGDDLTTFAALLACGAVCVEATRRLGMPAGVARDLLSAWWLPVALLLPPVYALLIPVPMQALMQFRVRRTLVYRRAVVAAALGIAGACASVVFHRVVADPLQGAPRWVVESYPGIPAAVGCAALFTVVNAAIVAVAAHAADPESRWRDVLWTRESLLLDTVELCVGILVAITSALSLGLLLLALPPVMLLQRSLMHQQLQAAARTDAKTGLLNAAAWQREADTELSRAQRTHDAVALLLIDIDHFKRVNDTHGHLVGDQVLVGVASTLCHQLRDYDVVGRFGGEEFVVLLPGADTVEACRVAERLRGRVRRLAVPAEEGTVTVTVSVGVSLFRTHGQDLLELMTAADLALYRAKSSGRDRVCLPALEGPKPSGN, from the coding sequence ATGACGGCAGTGCAGTCGTCCGCCGAGGACCGTGGTGGGGAGCTGGTCCGCAGGCCACAGCGCAGGGCGCGACTTGGGCGTCCGTCCCTGCTCCTGGTCTACGTGCCGGTGGTCGTCGCCGTCCATCTGGGGCTCATCGTCGCGGGGCTGGTGGAGACCCCGTTCCGGGGCGACGACCTGACGACCTTCGCGGCCCTGCTGGCGTGCGGCGCCGTGTGCGTCGAGGCGACGCGGAGGCTGGGGATGCCGGCGGGGGTCGCGCGCGACCTGCTGTCGGCCTGGTGGCTGCCGGTCGCGCTGCTGCTGCCGCCGGTGTACGCGCTGCTGATCCCCGTGCCGATGCAGGCGCTGATGCAGTTCCGCGTCCGGCGGACGCTGGTCTACAGGCGGGCGGTCGTCGCCGCCGCGCTAGGGATCGCCGGGGCGTGCGCGTCGGTGGTGTTCCACCGGGTGGTGGCCGATCCGCTGCAGGGGGCTCCGCGGTGGGTCGTCGAGAGCTATCCGGGCATCCCGGCGGCCGTCGGCTGCGCGGCGCTGTTCACGGTGGTGAACGCGGCGATCGTCGCGGTTGCCGCGCACGCCGCCGATCCCGAGAGCCGGTGGCGGGACGTCCTGTGGACGCGCGAGAGCCTCCTGCTCGACACGGTGGAGCTCTGCGTCGGCATCCTGGTGGCGATCACGAGCGCCCTGTCGCTGGGGCTGCTCCTGCTGGCCCTTCCGCCGGTGATGCTCCTGCAGCGCAGCCTGATGCACCAGCAGCTCCAGGCCGCCGCGCGCACCGACGCCAAGACGGGCCTGCTGAACGCCGCCGCGTGGCAGCGCGAGGCCGACACCGAACTCTCCCGGGCCCAGCGCACCCACGACGCCGTCGCACTCCTCCTGATCGACATCGACCATTTCAAGCGCGTCAACGACACGCACGGCCACCTGGTCGGCGACCAGGTGCTGGTGGGGGTGGCCAGCACCCTGTGCCACCAGCTGCGCGACTACGACGTGGTGGGCCGTTTCGGGGGTGAGGAGTTCGTCGTCCTGCTGCCGGGCGCCGACACCGTGGAGGCCTGCCGTGTCGCCGAGCGCCTTCGCGGCCGGGTGCGCCGTCTCGCCGTCCCCGCCGAGGAGGGAACCGTCACGGTCACGGTCTCCGTGGGGGTGTCGCTGTTCCGCACGCACGGCCAGGACCTCCTGGAACTCATGACGGCGGCCGACCTGGCGCTCTACCGGGCCAAGTCCTCGGGACGCGACCGGGTGTGCCTTCCCGCTCTGGAGGGCCCCAAGCCGTCCGGCAACTGA
- a CDS encoding single-stranded DNA-binding protein, which yields MNEAHVTITGWVAAEPRYAVTTNGHPFLSLRVGCTPRRFDRQTGQWQDDESLYVTVNCWRGLADNVNASDLQRGTPILVTGRLRIRQYERDDQWRFSAEVEATTLGPDLTRGTVDYRPAQRSGPLTDEDRQLARDAADQWALTTPTEEAEEAEPKAA from the coding sequence ATGAACGAGGCGCACGTCACCATCACCGGCTGGGTCGCGGCCGAGCCCCGCTATGCCGTGACGACCAACGGCCACCCCTTCCTGTCGCTGCGGGTGGGCTGCACGCCCCGCCGCTTCGACCGGCAGACCGGCCAATGGCAGGACGACGAGTCCCTGTACGTCACGGTGAACTGCTGGCGCGGCCTGGCCGACAACGTCAACGCGTCCGACCTCCAGCGCGGCACGCCGATCCTGGTCACCGGCCGCCTGCGCATCCGCCAGTACGAACGCGACGACCAGTGGCGCTTCTCCGCCGAGGTCGAGGCCACCACCCTGGGCCCCGACCTGACCCGCGGCACCGTCGACTACCGCCCCGCCCAACGCAGCGGCCCCCTGACCGACGAAGACCGCCAACTCGCCCGCGACGCCGCCGACCAATGGGCACTGACCACCCCCACGGAAGAAGCGGAAGAAGCGGAACCCAAAGCCGCTTAG
- a CDS encoding GTPase family protein, producing the protein MTTSAIPANSPAGTGETPLPGAPEAGPPAGPSGPSAGSAGPPGLVERLDGLDRLVQAGLGRLDEPVLDDAGALLRRAGQRLRLSGDHTVVTLAGGTGSGKSSLFNAICGLELSPTGMRRPMTSQAHACVWGLDGAGPLLDWLDVDKRHRYARASALDLERADATLQGLVLIDLPDHDSIQAMHRAEVDRFVTIADLLVWVVDPQKYADAALHRNYIVPFARHTGVTLIVLNQVDRLAPHEIDDCVADLRRLLEAEGLADPRIVTTSAVAEDGVHGFRDTLVDTVAARRARTERLSADVDRAAERFTGYRFDAEPPVTVDDGRKAELLQALTDAAGAPAVAEAMESAYELRAADFIGWPVTAMIGRLRSDPLRRMRLTELREELRNAFTGPIGAQQGDVDNALQNVSEGVAAELPPHWGRSVRTAARSHAAEIPEALGESLKEALPTFNVVPRWWWLVKTWQYFLVLVAALSVVWIGFLIAYGLFDLGGDDPDGLIGQAGLIPYVAILVVCTLGMGWLTASACRNMVALSSAKHGEKMEQHMRQGIERVAREKVIVPVEEDLEVYARFRRDVDVALGRG; encoded by the coding sequence ATGACCACCTCGGCCATCCCCGCGAACTCACCGGCGGGAACCGGCGAGACCCCGCTCCCCGGCGCTCCCGAAGCCGGCCCTCCCGCCGGCCCCTCCGGCCCCTCCGCCGGTTCCGCCGGCCCGCCCGGGCTGGTCGAGCGGCTCGACGGGCTCGACCGGCTCGTCCAGGCGGGCCTCGGCCGGCTCGACGAGCCCGTCCTGGACGACGCCGGCGCACTGCTGCGGCGTGCCGGGCAGCGGCTGCGGCTGTCGGGCGACCACACCGTCGTCACCCTGGCCGGTGGGACGGGCAGCGGCAAGTCCTCGCTGTTCAACGCCATCTGCGGGCTCGAACTGTCGCCGACCGGGATGCGCCGCCCGATGACGTCGCAGGCCCACGCGTGCGTCTGGGGGCTGGACGGCGCGGGCCCCCTCCTCGACTGGCTCGACGTCGACAAGCGCCACCGCTACGCCCGCGCCAGCGCCCTCGACCTGGAGCGCGCCGACGCCACCCTGCAGGGCCTCGTCCTGATCGACCTGCCCGACCACGACTCCATCCAGGCGATGCACCGCGCCGAGGTCGACCGGTTCGTCACCATCGCCGACCTGCTGGTCTGGGTCGTCGACCCGCAGAAGTACGCCGACGCGGCCCTGCACCGCAACTACATCGTCCCGTTCGCCCGGCACACCGGCGTCACCCTGATCGTCCTCAACCAGGTCGACCGGCTCGCGCCGCACGAGATCGACGACTGCGTCGCCGACCTGCGCCGCCTGCTGGAGGCCGAGGGGCTCGCCGACCCGCGGATCGTCACCACCTCCGCGGTGGCCGAGGACGGCGTGCACGGCTTCCGCGACACCCTCGTCGACACCGTCGCCGCCCGCCGCGCCCGCACCGAGCGGCTGTCGGCCGACGTCGACCGGGCCGCCGAGCGGTTCACCGGCTACCGCTTCGACGCCGAGCCGCCCGTCACGGTGGACGACGGACGCAAGGCCGAGCTCCTGCAGGCCCTCACCGACGCCGCGGGCGCGCCCGCCGTCGCCGAGGCCATGGAGAGCGCCTACGAGCTGCGCGCCGCCGACTTCATCGGCTGGCCCGTCACCGCCATGATCGGCCGGCTGCGGTCGGACCCGCTGCGCCGGATGCGCCTCACCGAGCTGCGCGAGGAGCTGCGCAACGCCTTCACCGGCCCGATCGGCGCCCAGCAGGGCGACGTGGACAACGCGCTCCAGAACGTCTCCGAGGGCGTCGCCGCCGAGCTTCCGCCGCACTGGGGCCGCTCCGTCCGCACCGCGGCCCGCTCCCACGCCGCCGAGATCCCGGAGGCGCTCGGCGAGTCCCTCAAGGAGGCCCTGCCCACGTTCAACGTGGTGCCGCGCTGGTGGTGGCTGGTCAAGACCTGGCAGTACTTCCTGGTCCTGGTCGCGGCCCTCAGCGTCGTGTGGATCGGCTTCCTCATCGCCTACGGCCTGTTCGACCTCGGCGGCGACGACCCGGACGGCCTCATCGGCCAGGCGGGCCTGATCCCGTACGTCGCCATCCTGGTCGTCTGCACCCTCGGAATGGGCTGGCTCACCGCGTCCGCGTGCCGCAACATGGTCGCGCTGTCGTCCGCCAAACACGGCGAGAAGATGGAGCAGCACATGCGCCAGGGCATCGAGCGCGTCGCGCGCGAGAAGGTGATCGTCCCCGTCGAGGAGGACCTGGAGGTCTACGCCCGCTTCCGCCGGGACGTCGACGTCGCCCTCGGCCGCGGCTGA
- a CDS encoding AAA family ATPase, with translation MTPPAEQSTVHDEEAGAGSGRAGEPAPHEAAASGETTGGEDASGKDTGGRATAREKKTSKKDAAEDDAASEDQATDTDTDTGSAEGDRKAEAKSRRGRRRAPRAGATVNRGELVRALTALREQLGAFDLLLDVPGVEQAREARDELRAQLVDYVLPRVQAAGAPMLVVLGGSTGAGKSTLVNTLVGARVSATGVLRPTTSSPILVCHPDHLRWFMEGPMLPGMGRVRGPAPDAIAGDQLVVIASDVLPPGLALLDSPDFDSVFEDHYEFATKLMAAADLWLCVTTAARYADAQVWQMLQRAKENGATIGVVLSRVPQGAGAGGGEIVEHFAEMLDEHEVGDARRFTIPETRIEESRLPEETVEDIRDWLTGVADDAEDREIVVSDTLAAVLDSFRTRVPELARQVEAQVERRTELAREIEAGYGTALAELDEATRNGSLLRGEVLARWQDFAGTGDLLRALHVQRSRRGRAANRRHRSPARVRALKAALRSGLESLIMASAEHGAEQVMARWREHPAGAQVLAGADAGLAHVSPELSRRVTRAVSAWQDHVQELIRTHGVTKRSVAKLVSFDTEAVSLVLMIGLLGYGTSDVAVEGGNSAVPQRLLKALFGAESLRGMGAKARADLRSRIGMLFDEEAIRFGQVLDSAGIPDETVPVQLYQATYNLEVAR, from the coding sequence GTGACACCCCCCGCAGAGCAGAGCACGGTCCACGACGAGGAGGCCGGCGCCGGCTCGGGCCGGGCCGGCGAGCCCGCCCCCCACGAGGCCGCGGCGTCCGGCGAGACCACGGGCGGCGAGGACGCGTCCGGGAAGGACACGGGAGGCCGCGCCACGGCACGGGAGAAGAAGACCTCGAAGAAGGACGCGGCCGAGGACGACGCCGCATCCGAAGACCAGGCGACGGACACCGACACCGACACCGGGAGCGCCGAGGGCGACAGGAAGGCCGAGGCCAAGTCCAGGCGCGGACGGCGGCGCGCCCCCAGGGCCGGGGCGACGGTCAACCGGGGCGAGCTGGTCCGCGCCCTGACCGCGCTGCGCGAACAGCTCGGCGCTTTCGACCTCCTGCTCGACGTCCCCGGCGTCGAGCAGGCCCGCGAGGCCCGCGACGAACTGCGCGCCCAGCTCGTCGACTACGTCCTGCCGCGCGTCCAGGCCGCCGGCGCCCCCATGCTCGTGGTGCTCGGCGGCTCCACGGGCGCGGGCAAGTCCACCCTGGTCAACACGCTCGTCGGCGCCCGCGTCAGCGCGACCGGCGTGCTGCGCCCCACCACCAGCAGCCCGATCCTCGTCTGCCACCCCGACCATTTGCGGTGGTTCATGGAGGGGCCGATGCTGCCCGGCATGGGACGGGTCCGCGGGCCCGCGCCCGACGCCATCGCGGGCGACCAGCTGGTCGTCATCGCCAGCGACGTCCTGCCGCCCGGCCTCGCCCTGCTCGACAGCCCCGACTTCGACTCCGTCTTCGAGGACCACTACGAGTTCGCGACGAAGCTGATGGCCGCCGCGGACCTGTGGCTGTGCGTCACCACCGCCGCCCGGTACGCCGACGCCCAGGTCTGGCAGATGCTCCAGCGCGCCAAGGAGAACGGCGCCACGATCGGCGTCGTGCTGTCGCGCGTCCCGCAGGGCGCGGGCGCCGGCGGCGGCGAGATCGTCGAGCACTTCGCCGAGATGCTGGACGAGCACGAGGTCGGCGACGCGCGCCGCTTCACCATCCCCGAGACCCGGATCGAGGAGAGCCGCCTCCCCGAGGAGACCGTCGAGGACATCCGCGACTGGCTGACCGGCGTCGCCGACGACGCCGAGGACCGCGAGATCGTCGTCAGCGACACCCTCGCCGCCGTCCTGGACAGCTTCCGCACCCGCGTCCCCGAGCTCGCCCGGCAGGTCGAGGCGCAGGTCGAGCGGCGCACCGAGCTGGCCAGGGAGATCGAGGCCGGGTACGGCACCGCCCTCGCCGAGCTGGACGAGGCGACCCGCAACGGCTCGCTGCTGCGCGGCGAGGTGCTGGCCCGCTGGCAGGACTTCGCCGGCACCGGCGACCTGCTGCGCGCCCTGCACGTCCAGCGGTCCCGGCGCGGCCGCGCCGCGAACCGCCGCCACCGCAGCCCGGCCCGCGTGCGCGCCCTCAAGGCGGCGCTGCGCAGCGGCCTGGAATCGCTGATCATGGCGTCCGCCGAGCACGGCGCGGAGCAGGTCATGGCCCGCTGGCGCGAGCACCCGGCGGGCGCCCAGGTGCTCGCCGGCGCCGACGCCGGCCTCGCGCACGTCTCCCCGGAGCTGTCGCGGCGCGTCACCCGGGCCGTCAGCGCCTGGCAGGACCACGTCCAGGAGCTGATCCGCACCCACGGCGTCACCAAGCGCTCGGTCGCGAAGCTGGTCTCGTTCGACACCGAGGCGGTCTCCCTCGTCCTGATGATCGGCCTGCTCGGGTACGGGACGTCCGACGTGGCCGTGGAGGGCGGCAACAGCGCCGTCCCGCAGCGGCTGCTGAAGGCCCTGTTCGGCGCCGAGTCCCTGCGCGGCATGGGCGCCAAGGCCCGCGCCGACCTGCGCAGCCGTATCGGGATGCTGTTCGACGAGGAGGCCATCCGGTTCGGTCAGGTGCTCGACTCCGCCGGCATTCCCGACGAGACCGTCCCCGTCCAGCTGTACCAGGCCACCTACAACCTTGAGGTTGCCCGATGA
- the cobA gene encoding uroporphyrinogen-III C-methyltransferase: protein MPPYLLGLRLGGRRVLVVGGGRVAQRRVPALLDAGAEVVLVSPSVTATLEGLAERGRITWHRRGYRRGDCAGAWLVQAVTDDAKVNGDVVAEADAARIWSVRADDAESSPAWTPASGHAGDATVGVLLGGDPRRAAGIRDAVVEGLRDGALESRHSRTKPAGVALVGGGPGDPGLITVRGRQLLAMADVVVTDRLAPGGLLDELAADVEVVDAAKIPYGRTVTQDRINEYLVEHARQGRFVVRLKGGDPFVFGRGGEEALYCARHGVPVTVVPGITSAVAVPSAAGIPVTHRGVAQEFHVVSAHVPPGHPDSTVDWEALARANGTIVLLMAVERMGLIAAALMRYGRSSGTPVAVVQDGTLPGQRALTTTLGTVADEMAAGDVRPPAIVVVGDVVNVAREIDMIRADLGRDP, encoded by the coding sequence GTGCCCCCGTACCTGCTAGGCCTGCGACTCGGCGGGCGACGCGTCCTCGTCGTCGGCGGGGGACGGGTCGCCCAGCGCCGCGTGCCCGCCCTGCTGGACGCCGGCGCCGAGGTGGTCCTGGTGTCCCCCTCGGTCACCGCCACCCTGGAGGGCCTCGCCGAGCGCGGCCGGATCACCTGGCACCGTCGGGGCTACCGGCGCGGCGACTGCGCCGGCGCCTGGCTGGTGCAGGCCGTCACCGACGACGCCAAGGTCAACGGCGACGTGGTGGCGGAGGCCGACGCCGCGCGGATCTGGTCCGTCCGGGCCGACGACGCCGAGTCGTCCCCGGCCTGGACGCCCGCCAGCGGGCACGCGGGCGACGCGACCGTCGGGGTGCTGCTCGGCGGCGACCCGCGGCGCGCCGCCGGCATCCGCGACGCGGTGGTGGAGGGCCTGCGCGACGGCGCCCTGGAGTCCCGGCACTCCCGGACCAAGCCCGCGGGCGTCGCGCTCGTCGGCGGCGGGCCGGGCGACCCGGGCCTGATCACCGTGCGCGGGCGGCAGCTGCTCGCCATGGCCGACGTCGTCGTCACCGACCGGCTCGCCCCCGGCGGGCTGCTGGACGAACTGGCCGCCGACGTCGAGGTCGTCGACGCCGCCAAGATCCCCTACGGCCGGACGGTCACCCAGGACCGCATCAACGAGTACCTGGTCGAGCACGCGCGGCAGGGCCGCTTCGTCGTCCGGCTCAAGGGCGGGGACCCGTTCGTGTTCGGCCGCGGCGGCGAGGAGGCCCTGTACTGCGCCCGCCACGGCGTCCCCGTCACGGTCGTCCCCGGCATCACCAGCGCGGTCGCCGTGCCGTCGGCCGCGGGCATCCCGGTCACCCACCGGGGCGTCGCGCAGGAGTTCCACGTCGTCTCCGCGCACGTCCCTCCCGGGCACCCCGACTCGACCGTCGACTGGGAGGCGCTGGCCCGCGCGAACGGCACGATCGTCCTGCTCATGGCGGTGGAGCGGATGGGGCTCATCGCGGCGGCCCTCATGCGCTATGGTCGGTCGTCCGGAACGCCGGTGGCCGTGGTGCAGGACGGCACCCTCCCCGGCCAGCGGGCGCTGACGACGACGCTGGGCACGGTGGCCGACGAGATGGCCGCCGGAGATGTCCGGCCCCCGGCGATCGTGGTCGTGGGCGACGTGGTCAACGTGGCACGAGAGATCGACATGATTCGAGCGGACTTGGGACGGGATCCGTGA